A part of Xenopus tropicalis strain Nigerian chromosome 4, UCB_Xtro_10.0, whole genome shotgun sequence genomic DNA contains:
- the LOC100486484 gene encoding dispanin subfamily A member 2b: protein MENREQEQPIMQSERAPRSYGTGAYEPARGTSCAQVQATDVTIEMIDLQRVRDHFVWSVFNTVYMNICCLGLLALSYSVESRDHKQRGDMRGAKKQASRSRSLNIATTVLSILTVIIIFTLFFNGILTLKP, encoded by the exons ATGGAGAATAGGGAACAAGAGCAGCCAATCATGCAGTCTGAAAGAGCACCCAGATCCTACGGCACTGGCGCCTATGAACCTGCCAGGGGCACAAGCTGTGCGCAAGTACAGGCCACTGACGTGACCATAGAAATGATCGACCTTCAGCGAGTACGTGATCATTTCGTCTGGTCAGTCTTTAACACGGTGTACATGAATATATGTTGCCTGGGACTCCTTGCCCTTAGTTACTCAGTCGAG TCACGGGATCATAAGCAGCGGGGGGACATGAGAGGAGCCAAGAAGCAGGCCTCCAGATCCAGATCTCTCAACATCGCCACCACTGTCCTTAGCATCCTCACTGTTATCATcatatttacccttttttttaatggaatactCACACTGAAGCCATAG